The proteins below are encoded in one region of Segatella copri:
- a CDS encoding TonB-dependent receptor codes for MKRKYIKTLAFGMALTCAVPAMAQNKVVQGTVLDDLGEPVIGATVKVAGTKTAVITDMDGNYKLSVPKGGKVTVSYIGFRDATTNGGTIKLVADDKTLQEVVVVGYGTQKKAHLTGSVANIPTDEIQDLANGGLASSLGGLVNGLSVSGGESRPGENARIMIRDTNSLGEVGSTAQQPLFVIDGYIYPNDVKVGNSYQNLGAEAFNNLDASEVESISVLKDASAAVYGARAANGVILVTTKKGKMGAPRISYSGSFGFTDEVSRPKMLNAYQYGRLYNAVTAADPTNTSLNKTTALFQADELEAMKGLNYDLLDKYWETGMTQKHSVNVSGATDKVNYFAGISYFDQDGNLGKLNYNRWNYRAGVDVKVSKWLGANLTVSGDYATKEKPLVKVGGSGDEKDYNLLLTRPTYMPESVNGYDLLAYGPSNTQKNQNQQYNFATLQNNGDYRKNMNSNLNISGSLDYDFGWSKILKGLKLRFSYSKSINTDKGNEYGSNFTLYQMLTRYGSGNHLYTPTSGDNADFDYLAASNFNGVTTANGDYLARTMVRTDNYQMNFTAQYQRDFGQHHLGGLFSIEKSEAESEYLQGQRLTPYPFTTGQYNSATGEMTTMFTRSESGTLSYIGRINYAYANKYLFEALVRSDASTKFAPKNYWGTFPAFSAGWVISEESWFRNKVKGVDFLKLRASWGMTGRDNTAAWQWMQVYAQDANRGTVFETGKDSGNRITINKNNSAVNSDVHWDKDYKTNVGIDAQFLNNRLAVTFDYYYEKNREMLMNIKQTVPSTVGTQSAASNIGEMDSWGGEFSVTWKDKIGKDFKYRIGINTGWSDNKVLNMDWVTDYLYRQITPGHRTDVGLWGMQCIGMFRSFQDIEEYFTKYNISTYMGLTKDQVRPGMLMYKDVRGAYDPETGTYAGPDGVVDVDNDQVELGHRSSNLYGLTMNLGADWKGLSLTAQIGASWGGYATLPGAALKPTGNLEYCNMPSFWNPDNMYVYQDVYDGSGNLVVKENREAYYPNLKYTDVNAVASSFWRVSTARVALNRLTLAYTLPKSWLGSIGINSCRINITGQNLINFYNPYPDNFMNPMSGSYGSYPNLRKWTVGVNLSF; via the coding sequence ATGAAACGTAAATATATAAAGACATTGGCCTTTGGTATGGCACTTACCTGTGCTGTGCCTGCAATGGCTCAAAATAAAGTAGTGCAGGGTACTGTACTCGATGACCTCGGTGAACCTGTTATCGGTGCTACCGTAAAGGTTGCCGGTACCAAGACTGCTGTGATTACCGATATGGATGGTAACTATAAGTTGTCTGTTCCTAAGGGTGGCAAGGTTACCGTTTCTTATATCGGTTTTAGGGATGCTACTACCAATGGTGGTACTATCAAGCTGGTTGCTGACGACAAGACTCTTCAGGAGGTGGTAGTCGTAGGTTACGGTACCCAGAAGAAGGCTCACCTGACCGGTTCTGTAGCTAACATCCCAACAGATGAAATCCAGGACCTTGCTAATGGTGGCTTGGCTTCTTCTTTGGGCGGTCTGGTTAACGGTTTGAGCGTAAGTGGTGGTGAGAGCCGTCCTGGTGAGAATGCCCGTATCATGATCCGTGATACCAACTCATTGGGCGAAGTTGGTTCTACAGCCCAGCAGCCTCTCTTCGTTATCGATGGTTATATCTATCCTAACGATGTAAAGGTTGGTAACAGTTACCAGAACCTCGGTGCTGAGGCTTTCAATAACCTGGATGCCTCTGAGGTAGAGAGTATCTCTGTATTGAAGGATGCTTCTGCTGCCGTTTATGGTGCCCGTGCTGCCAATGGTGTTATCCTCGTAACTACCAAGAAGGGTAAGATGGGTGCACCTCGCATTTCTTATAGCGGTTCTTTCGGTTTCACCGATGAGGTTTCTCGCCCAAAGATGCTGAATGCTTACCAGTATGGTCGTTTGTACAATGCTGTAACAGCAGCTGACCCAACCAATACTTCCCTCAATAAGACTACTGCCCTTTTTCAGGCTGATGAGTTGGAGGCTATGAAGGGACTGAATTACGACTTGCTCGATAAGTATTGGGAAACTGGTATGACCCAGAAGCACAGCGTAAACGTAAGTGGTGCTACCGATAAGGTGAACTATTTTGCAGGTATATCTTACTTCGATCAGGATGGTAACCTCGGTAAACTCAACTATAACCGTTGGAACTATCGTGCCGGTGTGGATGTAAAAGTAAGCAAGTGGTTGGGCGCTAATCTGACTGTTAGCGGTGACTATGCTACAAAGGAAAAGCCATTGGTAAAGGTGGGTGGATCTGGCGATGAGAAGGACTACAACCTCCTTCTGACCCGTCCTACTTACATGCCTGAATCAGTAAATGGTTATGATCTCCTGGCTTATGGTCCTAGCAATACACAGAAGAACCAGAACCAGCAGTATAACTTTGCTACTTTGCAGAACAATGGCGACTACCGCAAGAACATGAATTCTAACCTGAATATCAGCGGAAGCCTTGATTATGATTTCGGTTGGAGCAAGATTCTGAAGGGATTGAAGTTGCGCTTCTCTTATTCCAAGAGTATCAATACCGATAAGGGTAATGAGTATGGTTCAAACTTCACCCTCTATCAGATGTTGACTCGTTATGGTAGCGGTAACCACCTTTATACTCCTACCAGCGGCGATAATGCAGATTTCGATTACCTGGCAGCGTCTAACTTCAATGGTGTGACAACCGCCAATGGTGACTATCTGGCTCGTACCATGGTTCGTACTGATAACTATCAGATGAACTTCACAGCCCAGTATCAGCGCGATTTCGGTCAGCATCATCTGGGTGGTCTGTTCTCTATAGAGAAGTCTGAGGCAGAGAGTGAGTACTTGCAGGGACAGCGTTTGACCCCGTATCCTTTCACTACCGGTCAGTATAACTCTGCAACAGGTGAGATGACTACTATGTTTACCCGTAGTGAGAGCGGTACCCTTTCATATATCGGCCGTATCAACTATGCCTATGCCAACAAGTATCTCTTCGAGGCTCTGGTTCGTTCTGATGCATCAACCAAGTTTGCTCCAAAGAACTACTGGGGAACTTTCCCTGCTTTCTCTGCAGGTTGGGTAATCTCAGAGGAGAGCTGGTTCCGTAACAAGGTGAAGGGAGTTGACTTCCTGAAGCTCCGTGCTTCCTGGGGTATGACCGGTCGAGACAATACAGCGGCATGGCAGTGGATGCAGGTTTATGCACAGGATGCCAACCGTGGTACAGTATTCGAGACTGGTAAGGATTCTGGCAACCGTATCACCATCAACAAGAACAATTCTGCTGTAAATTCAGACGTTCATTGGGATAAAGACTACAAGACCAACGTGGGTATTGATGCACAGTTCCTCAACAACCGTCTGGCTGTAACCTTCGATTACTATTATGAGAAGAACCGCGAGATGCTGATGAATATCAAGCAGACTGTTCCTTCTACCGTAGGTACACAGAGTGCTGCATCCAACATCGGTGAGATGGATTCATGGGGTGGTGAGTTTTCTGTTACATGGAAGGATAAGATTGGTAAGGACTTCAAGTATCGTATTGGTATCAACACAGGTTGGTCTGACAACAAGGTACTGAATATGGACTGGGTTACAGACTATCTCTACCGTCAGATTACTCCTGGTCACCGTACAGACGTAGGTCTCTGGGGTATGCAATGCATCGGTATGTTCCGTAGCTTCCAGGATATTGAGGAATACTTCACGAAGTACAACATCTCTACTTATATGGGTCTGACCAAAGACCAGGTTCGCCCTGGTATGTTGATGTATAAGGATGTTCGTGGTGCTTACGATCCTGAGACAGGTACTTATGCCGGACCTGATGGTGTCGTAGATGTAGACAACGACCAGGTAGAGTTAGGTCACCGCAGCAGCAACCTCTATGGTTTGACCATGAATTTGGGTGCAGACTGGAAGGGACTTTCTCTGACAGCTCAGATTGGTGCAAGCTGGGGCGGTTATGCCACACTTCCTGGTGCAGCATTGAAGCCAACTGGTAATCTGGAGTATTGCAACATGCCTTCATTCTGGAATCCAGACAATATGTATGTTTATCAGGATGTATATGATGGCTCAGGTAATCTCGTTGTAAAGGAGAATCGTGAGGCTTACTATCCTAACTTGAAGTATACAGATGTGAATGCTGTAGCATCCAGCTTCTGGAGAGTGAGTACAGCACGTGTGGCTCTGAACCGCTTGACCTTGGCTTATACTTTGCCAAAGAGCTGGTTGGGTAGCATCGGCATCAACAGCTGCCGTATCAATATTACCGGTCAGAACCTCATCAACTTCTACAATCCATATCCAGACAACTTCATGAATCCTATGTCGGGATCATACGGAAGCTATCCTAACCTCCGTAAGTGGACTGTGGGTGTGAATCTCTCATTCTAA
- a CDS encoding DUF4992 family lipoprotein encodes MKKNHFIARKGLFSLALAAVGAMFLGSCAVDGFDDKEKFDDGVSGVKLESPELSTKTVAASDGSDKLQVSWKVVYGAGGYECKAYNVDDPDNPEEVASDTIDGTSFQFKIAEDTNYKIEVRTLGNKAKNNTEADKPTVKSYSTLVPATTIPTGSDISDFIAANLQESDKEQAFELEAGGTYTCNNSIDFKGNKMTLRGNKLSHALVTMGEGAAIYTSAQLKVKFINFDCSATTHKGGIIEMSPEPPASCSAESQGVGAGKNGGKPADVYILQDPIIIQDCAFKNVIDGLFSVGQCSWGIADVRVMNSVVQMRNDGKKNSNGAIICGFSNGFKAPSGGQFWYGGIKSITIKNSTIYNIESNSKNRMFRFNNKDLDHAFPTAGGSCTMMDNTFIRVYDKKEFGNNTPNRKEYVITYDNNIFYDCFRLQKFIQGNCKLEYHQNLNTVWGVGSSVDGTDKGKLATEEDAGFAEAETKKELDFTQPNFGLNFKATGAISSTIGDPRWK; translated from the coding sequence ATGAAGAAAAATCATTTCATTGCGCGGAAAGGACTCTTCTCTCTGGCACTTGCTGCCGTAGGAGCGATGTTCTTGGGTTCGTGTGCCGTTGATGGTTTTGATGACAAAGAGAAGTTTGACGACGGCGTGTCTGGAGTGAAACTTGAGTCACCTGAACTCTCGACAAAGACAGTTGCTGCTTCTGATGGTTCAGATAAGTTGCAAGTATCATGGAAGGTAGTCTATGGCGCTGGCGGTTACGAGTGTAAGGCTTATAATGTGGATGATCCAGACAATCCTGAGGAGGTGGCGAGTGATACCATTGATGGTACTTCTTTCCAATTCAAGATAGCTGAAGATACCAATTATAAGATTGAGGTACGTACCTTGGGAAACAAGGCAAAGAACAATACTGAGGCTGATAAGCCAACAGTTAAGTCTTACAGTACTTTGGTTCCAGCGACGACCATTCCTACAGGTTCTGACATCTCTGATTTTATTGCTGCCAACTTGCAGGAATCAGATAAGGAGCAGGCTTTCGAGTTGGAAGCAGGTGGTACTTATACCTGCAATAACTCAATTGATTTCAAGGGCAACAAGATGACCCTTCGTGGTAACAAACTGAGCCATGCTTTGGTTACTATGGGTGAAGGTGCTGCCATCTATACTTCAGCTCAGCTGAAGGTGAAGTTCATCAATTTCGACTGCTCTGCCACAACTCATAAGGGTGGTATCATCGAGATGTCTCCAGAGCCACCTGCATCTTGCTCTGCAGAGTCTCAGGGCGTTGGTGCTGGCAAGAATGGTGGTAAGCCTGCCGATGTATATATCCTGCAAGACCCAATTATCATTCAGGATTGTGCCTTCAAGAATGTCATCGACGGACTCTTCTCTGTAGGCCAGTGCTCTTGGGGTATTGCTGATGTACGTGTGATGAACAGCGTGGTTCAGATGCGTAATGACGGAAAGAAGAACTCTAATGGTGCTATCATCTGCGGCTTTTCTAATGGCTTCAAGGCTCCTAGTGGCGGTCAGTTCTGGTATGGTGGTATCAAGAGCATTACCATCAAGAACTCTACTATCTACAATATTGAAAGCAATAGTAAGAATCGTATGTTCCGTTTCAACAACAAGGATTTGGACCATGCCTTCCCTACAGCAGGTGGTTCTTGTACCATGATGGATAATACCTTTATCCGTGTATATGACAAGAAGGAGTTCGGTAACAATACTCCTAATCGTAAGGAATATGTGATTACTTATGATAACAATATCTTCTACGACTGCTTCCGTTTGCAGAAGTTCATTCAGGGCAACTGTAAATTGGAATATCACCAGAATCTGAATACTGTCTGGGGTGTCGGCAGTTCAGTAGATGGAACCGATAAGGGTAAGCTGGCTACTGAAGAGGATGCTGGATTTGCTGAGGCAGAGACCAAGAAGGAACTCGATTTCACCCAGCCTAACTTCGGGCTTAATTTCAAGGCTACCGGTGCGATTTCAAGTACAATCGGTGATCCACGTTGGAAATAA
- a CDS encoding sugar phosphate isomerase/epimerase family protein — translation MKQLSYHSRFILVLLFTLLNTLPICSQAATPRYRIAACDWMMLKRQKLGEFKLAHELGADGVEVDMGGLGKRVLFDNQLREPQQAEKFQAAARQYGVAVPSMAMSGFFAQSFLTRDNYQDLLKDCFQTMKLFGSKVAFLPLGGSGKDWQQEGCAAYQQMVSRLRTAGEMAKQEGITIGIRTGMGAKFDKKLLKKVGSSQIKVYYNFQDAADHHRDICKELRKLGAQRIVQIHVSNTDSVNLQEDPEINLPKIRKTLDKMKWSGWLVVERSRDVKRVRDVKYNFGRNIAYLKQVFQER, via the coding sequence ATGAAACAACTGTCTTATCATAGTAGGTTTATATTGGTTCTGTTATTTACGTTGTTGAACACTTTACCAATATGCTCACAGGCGGCAACTCCTAGGTACAGGATAGCTGCTTGCGACTGGATGATGCTGAAACGTCAGAAGCTGGGCGAGTTTAAACTGGCTCATGAATTAGGAGCAGATGGCGTTGAGGTTGACATGGGCGGATTGGGTAAACGCGTGTTATTTGATAATCAGCTTAGAGAACCACAACAGGCAGAAAAGTTTCAGGCTGCAGCCCGTCAGTATGGCGTAGCTGTTCCTTCTATGGCGATGAGTGGCTTCTTCGCTCAGAGTTTCCTGACTCGTGATAATTATCAAGACCTTTTGAAAGATTGTTTCCAGACGATGAAACTCTTTGGCAGCAAGGTGGCTTTCCTTCCACTCGGAGGTAGCGGAAAAGACTGGCAGCAGGAAGGCTGTGCAGCATACCAGCAGATGGTTTCTCGCCTTCGCACAGCCGGTGAGATGGCAAAGCAGGAGGGTATCACCATCGGTATCAGAACCGGAATGGGAGCTAAGTTTGATAAGAAACTGCTGAAGAAAGTAGGCAGCAGTCAGATTAAGGTCTACTACAATTTCCAGGATGCAGCCGATCATCATCGTGATATCTGCAAGGAACTCCGGAAGTTGGGCGCCCAGCGTATCGTCCAGATACATGTTTCCAATACAGATAGCGTAAATCTTCAGGAAGACCCGGAGATTAATCTTCCGAAAATCAGGAAGACGCTTGACAAGATGAAATGGAGCGGCTGGCTGGTGGTAGAGCGGAGCCGTGATGTAAAGAGGGTAAGAGACGTGAAATATAATTTCGGTAGAAACATCGCTTACTTAAAACAGGTATTTCAAGAGCGGTAA
- a CDS encoding AraC family transcriptional regulator: MAQNNMQVAHYSTKEGLPHDIVYCSLKSEDSFLWFGTWFGLSRFDGSRFANYSDAYNSSSDQPPRKVEWLAEDALGNLWIKTLDWKLSVFFKQTERFEDVYEELKPYARNLQVIKIQADGTGKILLLTKDKNLLLAETLKDGNIRIQTLVDARKYINTFNYQLRQDVVQLKASRANYVGKDYQIYSVPVTAKNRKWTLGMWQQYFARKSKEHFVYHTPNGCVWQLDESHTALVCRNPKTGWERRYPVSGVGKVVEPKFIATSHHGYFYLSGAGEIIYIDPQTMKGVNLAFLPKFQDHKPDSHFLNMNLDKDGLLWLTSADNGIYRVSFTPNQFRVIPLPDGDKSGVKAICQLKNGDVLVGARSKNVYLLDMQGRVKQVFDYAHHQIGSIYHAMCDDRQNLWLSTKGDGLVKLTPDASRPIGYRIDHYRHDARDPYSISGNNVYMTCQDSYHRIWVATLDGGLNLLQEQGGKMRFYNKYHGMKNYPGYGLYMDARNLVEDSHQRMWVGTMDGLMSFKTDFKSVGDLRFETYRNTDINTRANSDIYGLYKDNNRQVWMCTFGGGLSRLDGFDEVTHLPILTSLGAKEGLHNDVIISILEDKMGRLWLVNADGLSCYDYQSDRIQHFDNSDGFPDVQLEESSAALIQNGEIWLGCKEGILAYQPERIHTTRLQYPIYIIGGEVNNRDIRSYNQPAILEKSMVYTDRLTLRHSQSMFTLEFAALNFCNPERISYRYQLKGYDHDWHYAGKNRLASYTNVPSGTYQFIVEVMDATNPDSHSTRELTITILPPWWATWWAYLIYIILISVASYYAFRYAKYQIRLKNNIYIQNQLAEYKRKFNAEQQDKQFADKVRRFMEANLTNADFEIDMLAQELGMSRSAFFKKTKAVMGCSPSDMVKDFRLSHAVELLKHSGQSITDVAYCCGFTDVGYFGKCFRKKYGMSPREYVAQQQESEIKK, from the coding sequence ATGGCACAGAACAATATGCAGGTAGCTCATTATTCTACGAAGGAAGGGTTACCTCACGACATCGTATACTGTTCTCTGAAGTCGGAAGACAGTTTCCTGTGGTTTGGAACCTGGTTCGGCTTATCCCGTTTCGACGGTTCCCGTTTTGCCAATTATTCTGATGCTTACAACTCTTCTTCCGACCAGCCACCCCGTAAGGTAGAATGGTTGGCAGAAGATGCTCTGGGCAATCTCTGGATCAAGACGCTCGACTGGAAACTCAGCGTCTTCTTCAAGCAGACCGAACGTTTCGAAGATGTCTATGAAGAACTGAAACCTTATGCCCGTAATCTGCAGGTCATCAAGATTCAGGCAGATGGTACCGGCAAGATTCTCCTGCTCACCAAAGATAAGAACCTGCTTCTTGCAGAAACATTAAAGGATGGAAACATCCGTATCCAGACGCTGGTAGATGCCCGAAAGTATATCAATACGTTCAATTATCAGTTGCGCCAGGATGTGGTACAGCTGAAGGCTTCGCGTGCCAACTATGTAGGAAAGGATTATCAGATTTATTCCGTTCCTGTTACTGCGAAAAACAGGAAGTGGACGCTCGGCATGTGGCAGCAGTATTTCGCCCGTAAATCGAAGGAACATTTTGTTTATCATACCCCGAACGGATGTGTGTGGCAGTTGGATGAGTCGCATACCGCCCTGGTGTGCCGTAATCCGAAGACCGGATGGGAACGCCGTTATCCGGTTTCGGGCGTAGGTAAGGTGGTGGAACCTAAGTTCATCGCCACCTCTCATCATGGTTACTTCTATCTTTCCGGTGCTGGCGAAATTATCTATATTGATCCGCAGACGATGAAAGGCGTTAACCTGGCTTTCCTTCCTAAGTTCCAAGACCATAAGCCAGATAGCCACTTCTTGAACATGAACCTGGACAAGGACGGACTGTTGTGGCTCACTTCTGCTGATAATGGCATTTACCGTGTCAGTTTCACCCCCAACCAGTTCCGTGTCATCCCTTTGCCGGATGGTGATAAGAGTGGAGTGAAAGCCATCTGCCAGTTGAAGAATGGTGATGTGCTGGTGGGTGCCCGCAGCAAGAATGTTTATCTGTTGGATATGCAGGGCAGGGTGAAGCAGGTGTTCGATTATGCCCATCATCAAATCGGCAGCATTTATCATGCCATGTGTGATGACAGGCAGAATCTCTGGCTCTCTACCAAGGGAGACGGATTGGTAAAACTGACTCCCGATGCCTCCAGACCAATAGGGTATCGCATCGATCATTACCGTCATGATGCCCGGGATCCTTATTCCATCAGCGGCAACAATGTCTATATGACCTGTCAGGATTCCTACCATCGCATCTGGGTGGCTACGCTGGATGGAGGTCTCAATCTGCTGCAGGAACAGGGCGGAAAGATGCGCTTCTATAATAAATATCATGGTATGAAAAACTATCCCGGTTACGGACTCTACATGGATGCCCGCAACCTGGTAGAGGACAGTCATCAGAGAATGTGGGTAGGAACGATGGACGGACTGATGTCTTTCAAGACAGATTTCAAATCGGTAGGCGACTTGCGCTTCGAGACTTATCGCAATACCGATATCAATACCCGTGCCAATAGTGACATCTACGGACTTTACAAAGATAACAACAGGCAGGTTTGGATGTGTACCTTTGGTGGAGGTCTGAGTCGTCTGGATGGTTTTGATGAAGTGACGCATCTGCCTATCCTTACTTCTTTGGGAGCAAAGGAAGGTTTGCATAATGATGTCATCATTTCGATTTTAGAGGATAAGATGGGACGCCTTTGGCTGGTAAATGCCGATGGCTTGTCGTGCTATGATTATCAATCAGACCGCATCCAGCATTTCGACAATTCCGACGGTTTCCCTGATGTCCAGCTTGAGGAATCTTCTGCGGCTTTGATCCAGAATGGGGAGATATGGCTGGGGTGCAAGGAAGGAATCCTTGCTTATCAGCCGGAACGTATCCATACCACCCGTCTGCAATATCCTATATATATAATAGGTGGAGAGGTGAACAACCGCGATATCCGCAGTTACAATCAGCCAGCCATCTTGGAGAAATCGATGGTTTATACCGATCGTCTCACCCTGCGTCATTCCCAGTCGATGTTCACTCTGGAGTTTGCTGCCCTGAATTTCTGCAATCCGGAGCGCATCAGCTACCGTTACCAGCTGAAGGGTTACGACCATGACTGGCATTATGCCGGCAAGAACCGTCTGGCTTCCTATACCAATGTGCCGTCGGGAACCTATCAGTTTATCGTAGAGGTAATGGATGCCACCAATCCTGATTCTCACAGCACGAGAGAGTTGACCATCACCATTCTTCCACCCTGGTGGGCTACGTGGTGGGCTTATCTCATCTACATCATTCTGATATCCGTAGCCAGCTACTATGCTTTCCGCTATGCGAAGTATCAGATTCGGCTGAAGAACAATATCTACATCCAGAACCAGCTGGCAGAGTATAAGCGCAAGTTTAATGCCGAACAGCAGGATAAGCAGTTTGCTGACAAGGTGCGCCGGTTTATGGAAGCCAACCTGACCAATGCCGATTTCGAGATAGATATGCTGGCACAGGAATTGGGCATGAGCCGTTCAGCCTTCTTCAAGAAGACGAAGGCTGTGATGGGCTGTTCGCCAAGCGATATGGTGAAGGATTTCAGACTGAGTCATGCCGTAGAATTGCTGAAGCATTCCGGTCAGAGTATCACAGATGTAGCCTACTGTTGCGGCTTCACCGATGTAGGCTATTTCGGCAAGTGCTTCCGTAAGAAATATGGCATGTCGCCAAGAGAGTATGTAGCGCAGCAGCAGGAGAGTGAAATAAAAAAATAA